The DNA window CTCAGCAGGTGCCGTAGCAGCCCCTGTTGGCGTAGCAGCCCAGTCCTCCCAGGCCGTAGCCAAAGCCACGGCCATAGCCCAGGCCGTAGCCTGCGGCCCCAAAGCCGCCGGagatgggctgtccctggacgttgagctccgtgcccagggcagcccctgcggtGGATCCGACGAAGGAactctgggggaaggaggtcatgatgggccctgggaaggtgacgcggacgggggagggctggatgaggacggtggagtcctggcactgcctgacacagggctcgttgcagctgttggccagcggggtgggTCCGCAGGGGCGGCAGAGGTCGTAGCAGGCCATGGGTGTGGTGTGGAggggccctgggagggcaggcaagagaagagcagagaagagaaggtgagagcagagaggggtgtgaggcagGTGCGGGCGGTGGGGGTGCTCGGGGCGGtgttgcaggagggctggtgagtggggaggctggtgtggggctgtggggaggcgtgagggctgctgaggctggggcagagcgtgCTGGGCGAGAGGGGCCAGGGGGGCGttgtgtcaggagcagg is part of the Chiroxiphia lanceolata isolate bChiLan1 chromosome 1, bChiLan1.pri, whole genome shotgun sequence genome and encodes:
- the LOC116794077 gene encoding feather keratin B-4-like, with the protein product MACYDLCRPCGPTPLANSCNEPCVRQCQDSTVLIQPSPVRVTFPGPIMTSFPQSSFVGSTAGAALGTELNVQGQPISGGFGAAGYGLGYGRGFGYGLGGLGCYANRGCYGTC